The Pan troglodytes isolate AG18354 chromosome 6, NHGRI_mPanTro3-v2.0_pri, whole genome shotgun sequence genomic sequence cggtggctcatgcttgtaatctcagcactttgggaggattgcttgagctcagaagttcgagaccagcctgggcaacatggtgaaaccctgtctctaccaaaaaaaaaatacaaaaattagctgggtatggtggtgcatacctgtagtcccaactattagggaggctgaggtaggaggattgcttgagcccaggaggtcaaggctacagtgaatggagatcgtgtcactgcactccagcctgggcaactgagtgagacctggtctccaagtttgttttttttttgagacagagtctcgctctgacacctaggctggagtgcagtggtgtgatcttagctcactgcaatctccatctcctgggttctagcgattctcctgcctcagcctcccaagtagctgggattacaggcatgcaccaccacgcccagctaatttttgtatttttagtagagatggggtttcacctcgttggtcaggctggtcttgaacttctgacctcatgatctgcccgccttggcctcccaaagtgctgtgattacaggccaggagccactgagcctggccctcacatttttaataaataaataaataaaaaggaaattaactcCTCTAAACCACTCTTTCCAGGCCCCCTGCTAGTCCCTAGCCAGAGGCAGGCATGGGGTTTTCCCTAAGTGGccaccatttctttcctttcttttctctttcttttcttttttttttttctttctttcctttgtttttttgtttttgtttttgtttttgagatggagtcttgctctgtcacccaggctggagtgcagtggtgcaatctcagctcactgcaagctccgcctcccgggttcacgctgttctcctgcctcagcctccctagtagctggtactacaggtacaggtgcctgccattacgcccggctaattttttgtatttttagtagagatgggttttcaccgtgttagccaggacggtcttgatctcctgacctcgtgatccgcctgcctcggcctcccaaagtgctgggattacaggcgtgagccaccgcgcccggcctcttttcttttctttccttcctttcctttttctttccttcctcttctttctttcttttcttttctttcttttttgagacagagtctcactctgtcgcccaggcaggagtacagtggctcgatctcggctcactgcaacctttgcctcccgggttcaagcgattctcctgcctcagcctcctgagtacctgggattataggtgcccaccaccacacccagctaatttttgtattttcagtagagacggggtttcaccatgttggtcaggctggtctcgaactcctgacctcaggtgatccgtccgcctcagcctcccaaagtgctgggattacaggcgcgagccactgcgcccggctgtggCCACCTTTTAAATGCTCACTCTATGGCAGTCACAGTCACTGAGCTGAGGACTGTCAGAATATTTCATGCCCACCTCATCTCAGCTGTGTgtcacatggctgggaggcacaGGAGCCAGGATGCATGCCTGCATGCTGCCTCAGGCTGTGTCCCAACCACTCTGCGACACCCCACCATGTTGTGAGGGTCCCCTGTGCCTATGTCCACCCTGTGTCTCCTCCCTCTACCCCATCCCCACCCACTGCTGAAGGTAGCCTGGGTATGTAGGCTCAGGCAGCCCACCCCGTGGGATGTTCAAAGTCCACCGGGCCTCCAGGCTGGGAGGAAGGTCTCTTTGGGTCCCTGTTTTAGCCTCAAGCTCAGAGGCAGGGGGATAGACACACTGGCTCCTGGATGCCAGCTCTTCTCTCTGGGGTCCCAAGGAGCAGTCTGAGCCTTTCGCCTCCCTCGGAGGAAGACCCCAGCCCCGCTGCCCTCCTGAATCTCCCGGGGTGCCAACATGCACAGAGGCCTGGTCTCACCACCTACCATCCGGGCACCAAGGGTTTTATTCGAGTCCAATTTTTATCCGCACTGcggagaaagagggaggggggaCATAGAGAAAGCGGGGAACCCGGACCAGACCCCAGACCCCTCCCCCCACTGGAGCCCGGGGCATCTGCCTGGTTGGGCCAAGGAAGACTTCATGAGATCCCTGAGGGCcccaggaggagggggctgggagcAGCAGAAGAGGACTGGGGGCCACCGCTTCCCCATCGACGCCCCAGGCCAGGGCCCTCAgtctctttcctcccctcccttctgagGGCTATAGCCTCCATCTCTACAGAGGCTCGGCTGGCCATGACCCCATCAGACCCCCAAGGTACTCCCTTGGCAGGTCCAAAGCACATGTTATCCTATGCCTGTGACCCTGGGCTGCCATCCAGCCCACGTCccagaccacaggcacacgctgccCTCCTcttgggtggggctgggggcacTGCTGACCTGTCAGCTGCTCCCTCCCCAGGGACCCGTCTCCACTCCCTGGGGGCTGCTCAGTCAGTGAAcgactttgctttttctctttcctacGGATTCCACCTCCCATCTACCCCTTTCGTCTCCCACCTCTTGACCTGAACCCCTTTTAACCTCAGGGTCAAATGTACCTGAGGTCTGTACCCCCCACCTCTTGTCATGCAGAAGTCATGGCTGGTAGGACCTTGGCCCAGGGCATGGGGTGAGGAGAGCCTGGCCTGGAGAGGTCAGACCAAGAGTGAGGTGCCTAGCTCCCCAGGCTGGGATTTTGGGGGCCACCCGTCTGGGCACTCCTGGGTCAGTGGAGGAGCTTGGGGGAGGCTGTGGGGCCAGCCACCAGCCCTCAGCCAGGGTCCTCCTGCAGCCAGCTCAAAAGGATGCAGCTCCCCAGCTTGGATGGGGGTGCACCAAGGGTTAGGCTGTTCTTCCTTCTGTCTAGCTCCAATCCCACGTGCTGTACCACCTCCTCGTCTGCCCAGTGATAAGAGAGGAGTGGAGGGAGCTGTGTAGTGTGGAAGAGGGGCTCCCAGGGCTGGCACCTTGCAAGGTGTCCCTGGCTGCACTGAGCTAAGGTGAAGTGACAGAGCAGATCATGGACTCTGGTACCATCCACCGGCAGCAGTCCCAAGCCTGGTGAGTTGGCATCAGCAGGAAGGGGGATGGGGAGATCCCTGTGTTCGTAACAGCTCTTTGTTCCCCGGGCACAGTGGGTGGACAGGAGGTGGGAGAGGACACCCGTAGAAGCAGCACATCTGGCTTCTCCTTGTCCACTGGATGCCCACCCTCAAAGTCTTCCCCGGTCCCATCTGCCCGTGCACTGGCCCTGAGACCTCTTTGTAGCCTTGGGGGCAAGGAGATATAGCCCCCTCCCCACTGGGGTCCTGGGGCCCGCCCCTCGCCTCTCCCAGTGCCAGGGGGGCACCAAGCTGAGTCTGTCTGGGCTCAGAAGCCCCCGCTCTCAGAGCTGCTCCGGCTGTGGTAGCTGGGACTGGGGGTCCTCGAGGGGCTGCGTGTCCGGCTGCGGGTCCCATGGCTGCGACTGCTGTAGCTCCCGTGGCTGTGGCCGGGGCTGGGGCTGCGGCTGTGGCTCCGGGTCGAGTAGTCGCTGCTCAAGcagctggaggaggaagaggggctgggCCGGTAGTATGGAATAGGACGCTTGCGGGCGCTGCCGGGAAGAAAAAGCTGATTACAGGCCATCCCAGGCCCCGAGCCCCATCCCAGCAGCGGCCAGGGCTTCCTGCCTGTTTCCCCTGAGCCCTGGCCTTAGAGACACCTGCCTTCTCCAAATGGAATCTGACGGTCATTGGTTACTTGCAAATTCCATGTTgatcattttgcttttcttcacCTATCTGCAGGGAaaggagaccatgtctctaccCGATCCGAACACCtgctaataaatacttgttgaggctgggcgcggtggctcacgcctgtaatcccagcactttgggaggctgaggcaggcggatcacttgaggtcagaagtttgagaccagtctggccaacataatgaaaccctgtctctattaaaaatagaaacatttgccgggcatggtggtgtgcacctgtaatcccagctacttgggaggctgaggtgggaggatcgcttgaaccccagaggcggaggctgcagtgagtggagattgcgccactgcactccagcctgggtgacagagtgagactccgtctcaaaaaaaaaacttgttgaatgaatgaaacttGCAAATGTGGACAGCTCCCATCACCCAAGCTGGCATGTAAGTGTCTGTGACTACgtcccagccctgcctctctgTTCCCCTGTCCCCTCTGCAATCAAGGAATTTGTTGCTTTCAGGTCACTCGAAAGGAACAAGGAGGGGAGTCCTGGCCGCTGCTCCCCATGCCCACGGTCCGGTCCAGTCCCGCCGGCCCCACTCCTCACTCAGCTACCTCCCGCTGGCCCAGAGTTAGTTGGAAGCCAGGAGGCTATGacccagagaagagaaaagagaggttAAGGGGCAACACTGCCCCGTCGCAGGGTTAATTCTGAGGAAGAAAACAGGTGTATGTTAGTGGAGGAGGAGGCAGCCTGGGAGAGGGGCTGAGTGGGTGCCAGGTGGAAGGTGTGAGGGCCTGGCCTACGGGCAGGGTGTGTGACCTGTCTGGGGGCGTCCCCAGCCTGGTGAGTTGGCATCAGAAGGAAGGGGGGACGCAGGAAGATCCCTGGGTTCAAAATGGCTCTTTGTTCCTTGGGCACGGTGGCTGGACAGGAGGTGGGAGAGGACATCCGTTAGAAGTAGGACAATTTGgtcgggcgcgggggctcacgcctataatcccaccactttgggaggccaaggcaggtggatcacctgaggtcaggagtttgagaccagcctgactaacatggtgaaaccccgtctctactaaaaatacaaaaaaaatcagctgggcgtggtggcaggtgcctgtaatgccagctacttgggaggctgaggcaggagaatcacttaaacctgggaggtggaggttgcagtgagccgagattgcaccattgcactctagcctgggtgacaagagcaaagctcagtcttaaaaaaaaaaaaaaaaaaaaaagaagcagtagCACAATCTGGCTTCTCCTTCAAGGCGGTCTGGCTTTGAGCTCTGGGGTAATGTCCACCCCGTGCTGCTTGGTTACCTGGATCACCAAGGACTAGGAGGGACTAGTTTGATAATCATACCCTGTTAGAACTGAAAAGATGCTCACGAAAACCTGGTTATTGTACAGATGTGGCaaccgaggcccagagaggcacaCCGATCTCCCAAGGCTGCCCAGCAAGGCAGTGGTAGAGTTGGGCTCAGAACTTTTTGCCTGTgttccccccaaccccctgccaGGGTAATCTAGGGCTTCAGGGTGATTTCCACAAAGGCAGACCATAATGTCACCCGGAGACCCAGGCCCAGACACTTCCAGTCCTAGCAGAGAAACTGATCATGGCTTCACCAGCCACGCCCTGGGCACAGCCCCACAGCTGTGTAGGGCAAGGGGGTGTGGCTGGCTCCTCTGACAGCTGCCCCAGAGACCAGACTGCTGTGCCCCCTCCTCCAAATCCCCCAGGttagtgagaaagagagaggcagacagacggACAGCTGACCAGGGCCAGACCAGCTCACTTGGGCATCTCCCAGGCAGCCTGTGCAGAGGGGTCCGCCTGGCCCCCAGGCTGACCACAGGCCACTCAGCAGGCTGGACCTTGAgatgaaggagaaaaggagacatCATTGTCCGGAGACGGATGCAGGGAGGGCGGGAGGGGCTCCGGAGGGATAGCGGGACTCTTGCAGAGCTGAATTCCATGCCGGCTGCGGCCCACCCAGACCCAAGTACAGAGCCCCCTCCCCTTCATGGGCCCTCAGGCCCCCACCGTGGCCCTTCCTTCTGCGTGGCCTCCTGCACCTGTCTCTCTGAAAGACCCCAGCACCTCCAGTTCTAGCCCCCTCCTCCCCTGGCCCCCTACCCTGGCAGAACCCACTCATTGTCCCTTAGCCCCCCCCCATCCCCGTGCCAGGTTCAGTGGATCCTCAGAGAAGGTCCCCGGGCCGAGGTCTCTGTCCCTGATCCGGGTCAGCGGCCCCAGCCCTGCGCCACCGGCCCCCCCAAGACCCTCCATACCTGGTGATGCGCCGCGGCTCCATGAAGCTTGGCGAGTCCCGGCGCCGCTTGCGGATGGGCGAGTAGCTGCGGGAGCGGCGCCGGGCGCGGGCGGCCTCGGCCTCAGAGTGCCTTGCGCGGCCCTCGCCGTCCTTGTCCCTGCGGGGCCGGCGCGAGGTAAGTGAGCGACGCGGCCCGGCCGCTCCACCCCGCCGCCCGCCCCGTCGGCCCGGTCCGGGCAGGCACTCACCGGCTGAGGGGCTTCTTGGGCGACGGCGAGCGGCTGGGGCTGCGGGGCCGCTTCTCCGCGGAGCGCGAGCGAGATTTGGAGGGCGAGCGGCTGGAGCTCCAGGAGCGGGGGTGCGGGCCGGGACTGCGCGACGAGCTCTTCCCTTCTGGGCCGCCGCGCCGGCCGTGCGCGCCCGGGGACGGAGAGGTGCTGGCGGGCCGCGCGCGCGGGGGCCGCTCCTTGGCCCTGGAGGAGGGAGACGGCGCGGGATAGGGCTCAGCGACCCGGAaagggggctgggggcggggagggTTCCCTGGGGCGGGGCTTAGGGCGGAGGGGCGGGGTCCTTGTAGTTTGTGGTCAGTTCGCGCGGAGTGCGCAGTGAACGCGGAGCCTAGTGAGGGGCAGGGGTCAGTTCAGGGGGAGCCCCGTGAGGGGGCGTGTTGGGGGAGATCAGTGGAGGAGATTGTTCTGCGGGATGGGGGGAGAGTGATCAGTAAGCGGGGAGCCTCATGGGAGGAGAGGGGGTTCCCTGGGGGCAGTGATCAGTAAGGGGAGACGGATCAGTTGTGGGGAGGGGTCAGGATAACCGGGGGTAGCtcagggtggggagggagctCCCTGGGGGGTTGGCATCAGTGGAGGGAGAACTCCGTCGGGGGGCTGGGATCAGTGTGGGGAGGGAAACTCCCTGGAGTTTGGAGGTCAGTGGAGGGAGGGTAACTCCCTAGAGAGAGTTAGGGTCGTCGAGGGAGGGAGCCCTGTGAGAGGGGAGTTGAGATCAGTGTGCGGAGGAAATCCATGGGAGGATCCATGGGGTCCATAGGGGTTTGGGGTCCgtggagagggaggagagctCCGTGGGGGGTTGAGATCCGTGGGGGGTAGTTCAGTGAGGAGGGGTTGGGATCCGTGGGGCATACATCAGTGGGGAGGGTGGGATCCGTGGGGGGTAGCTCATGGGGGGGTGGAATCCGTGGAGGTAGCTCGGTGGGAGGGGGTTGGGATCCCTGGGGGGTAGCTCAGCGCGGGGAGGGATCCCGTGGGCAGGGATCCGCTAGTGGAGGGGAGCCCTGTGCGGGGTGGGGGCGGGAGTCCAGCTCCGGGTCCAGCACGCTCACCGTTTCCCGTGTCCGCCGTGGCCTCGCTCAGAGCCGGGCTCGGGCCCGGGGCCGGgggcgccgccgccgctgccggaGTCGCTGCTGGAGCGGGCCCTGCTGAGCGAGCGCGACGAGCCCCGGGGGGGCGCGGGCCGGGGGCGCCGGCGACCCCTGCGGCGGGGCGCGGACGCCGAGGACCGCGAGCGCCGCCGCCtacgccgccgccgccgccgcctgccCGCCCCGCCCGCCGCGCGGCCTCCGCGACCTTGGGACGACGGCGCCGAGCGCGGGCTCGGGCTCTCCTTCCCCCGCGCGGGCGGCGTGGGTGCGGCGGCCGCCGCCTTATCACGGACCCTGGGCGAGGGCGAGCTGGGCTTCTGACGGGGAGAGAGGCAGACAGGGCACGGAGGGGGGAGAGGGAgacgagagagacagagacagagaagagaggagacagacgggagagagagagagaaagagggagagacagagacagaaagagaggagagagagaagagaggagacagacgggagagag encodes the following:
- the SRRM3 gene encoding serine/arginine repetitive matrix protein 3 isoform X1, which translates into the protein MSSTVNNGAASMPSTPDAANGFPQPSASSGTWPRAEEELRAAEPGLVKRAHREILDHERKRRVELKCMELQEMMEEQGYSEEEIRQKVGTFRQMLMEKEGVLTREDRPGGHIVAETPRLTEGAEPGLEYAPFDDDDGPVDCDCPAACYRGHRGYRTKHWSSSSASPPPKKKKKKKGGHRRSRKKRRLESECSCGSSSPLRKKKKSVKKHRRDRSDSGSRRKRRHRSRSSKCKRKEKNKEKKRPHTESPGRRSHRHSSGNSHSPSLSSHYSDSRSPSRLSPKHRDEGRKTGSQRSSGSRSPSPSGGSGWGSPQRNGGSGQRSGAHGGRPGSAHSPPDKPSSPSPRVRDKAAAAAPTPPARGKESPSPRSAPSSQGRGGRAAGGAGRRRRRRRRRRRSRSSASAPRRRGRRRPRPAPPRGSSRSLSRARSSSDSGSGGGAPGPGPEPGSERGHGGHGKRAKERPPRARPASTSPSPGAHGRRGGPEGKSSSRSPGPHPRSWSSSRSPSKSRSRSAEKRPRSPSRSPSPKKPLSRDKDGEGRARHSEAEAARARRRSRSYSPIRKRRRDSPSFMEPRRITRSSLLSGLWSAWGPGGPLCTGCLGDAQRPQASYSILPAQPLFLLQLLEQRLLDPEPQPQPQPRPQPRELQQSQPWDPQPDTQPLEDPQSQLPQPEQL
- the SRRM3 gene encoding serine/arginine repetitive matrix protein 3 isoform X4, with the translated sequence MLMEKEGVLTREDRPGGHIVAETPRLTEGAEPGLEYAPFDDDDGPVDCDCPAACYRGHRGYRTKHWSSSSASPPPKKKKKKKGGHRRSRKKRRLESECSCGSSSPLRKKKKSVKKHRRDRSDSGSRRKRRHRSRSSKCKRKEKNKEKKRPHTESPGRRSHRHSSGNSHSPSLSSHYSDSRSPSRLSPKHRDEGRKTGSQRSSGSRSPSPSGGSGWGSPQRNGGSGQRSGAHGGRPGSAHSPPDKPSSPSPRVRDKAAAAAPTPPARGKESPSPRSAPSSQGRGGRAAGGAGRRRRRRRRRRRSRSSASAPRRRGRRRPRPAPPRGSSRSLSRARSSSDSGSGGGAPGPGPEPGSERGHGGHGKRAKERPPRARPASTSPSPGAHGRRGGPEGKSSSRSPGPHPRSWSSSRSPSKSRSRSAEKRPRSPSRSPSPKKPLSRDKDGEGRARHSEAEAARARRRSRSYSPIRKRRRDSPSFMEPRRITRSSLLSGLWSAWGPGGPLCTGCLGDAQRPQASYSILPAQPLFLLQLLEQRLLDPEPQPQPQPRPQPRELQQSQPWDPQPDTQPLEDPQSQLPQPEQL